The Castanea sativa cultivar Marrone di Chiusa Pesio chromosome 11, ASM4071231v1 genome contains a region encoding:
- the LOC142615218 gene encoding wall-associated receptor kinase-like 2 produces the protein MSIWSNFGGLFLKGKNYFCIVLAAAMSPWRIMMGMIKEKSIRMEKARHVFEAKEEYFIQNGAMLLEKQITCNQGRDTEPIKIFSAKEIQQATNNYDPNLILGSDIATVYKGMLYEREVAIKVKGPPIYCSTELMVDFFLQQVTIKQLISHKNVVRLYGCCLETEIPMLVLEFIRNGTLSDHLHGQRNKIPCQISWLDRVRIATETSYALCYMHYGRLRPIVHLDVKSSNIFLDEFLTAKLSNFGFAVSIAPGEDFFQGSSIEGTYGYVDPEYQATLQVTEKCDVYSFGVVLVEVLTGHHPTEMFLRHNNLVDYFVLKMKENCILQIVADVVLSQGSNEDIQAFAEFALRCIKNKGVERPSMREVTIELRQILQLVRSKNSKLSNKIGSALTQLA, from the exons ATGAGTATTTGGTCAAACTTTGGTGGCCTTTTTCTAAAG GGTAAGAATTATTTTTGCATAGTTCTTGCTGCAGCTATGAGTCCCTGGCGTATCATGATGGGAATGATAAAAG AGAAGAGTATCAGGATGGAGAAAGCAAGGCATGTATTTGAGGCCAAAGAAGAATACTTCATCCAAAACGGAGCAATGTTACTAGAGAAGCAAATCACTTGCAACCAAGGTAGAGATACAGAGCCAATCAAGATTTTCTCTGCCAAGGAAATCCAACAGGCTACTAATAACTATGATCCTAATCTAATCCTCGGCTCTGATATTGCAACGGTCTACAAAGGAATGCTATATGAGCGGGAAGTAGCTATTAAAGTGAAAGGCCCTCCAATATATTGTTCCACTGAGCTGATGGTAGATTTTTTCTTACAACAAGTCACAATAAAACAACTGATCAGCCACAAGAACGTTGTGAGGCTCTATGGTTGTTGCCTAGAAACTGAAATTCCCATGTTGGTTCTAGAGTTCATCCGCAATGGCACTCTCTCTGATCATCTCCATGGTCAACGCAACAAGATTCCTTGCCAGATCTCCTGGCTTGACCGTGTAAGAATAGCCACTGAGACATCCTATGCTCTTTGTTACATGCACTATGGCAGGTTAAGGCCAATAGTTCATTTGGATGTCAAAtcatcaaatatatttttggatgaGTTCTTGACTGCAAAACTATCAAATTTTGGTTTTGCGGTTTCAATTGCACCTGGAGAAGACTTTTTTCAAGGTAGTTCAATTGAGGGAACTTATGGATATGTAGACCCTGAATATCAAGCAACACTGCAGGTTACGGAAAAGTGTGATGTTTATAGCTTTGGGGTTGTACTGGTGGAAGTTTTAACAGGTCATCATCCCACAGAAATGTTCTTAAGGCACAACAATTTGGTAGATTactttgttttgaaaatgaaagagaacTGCATATTACAAATTGTTGCTGATGTGGTGCTAAGCCAAGGAAGCAATGAAGATATTCAAGCATTTGCAGAGTTTGCATTGAGATGCATCAAGAATAAGGGAGTTGAGAGGCCAAGCATGAGAGAAGTTACGATAGAGCTTAGGCAGATACTACAACTTGTGAggtcaaaaaactcaaaactaagTAACAAAATTGGTTCAGCTCTAACACAATTAGCATAA